In the Enterobacter cloacae subsp. cloacae ATCC 13047 genome, GTCAGAAGCTCGACAGCTGGTTCAGCGAGCTGGAGCCCGCAACAGAAGCGGAAGAAGGGTAATACCGGGCGCGGCCATGGCCGCGCTTTTTTTTGTCCGAAATTTCCTTTGCCGCAATAAAAAACGCCCCAGTCATTACTGACTGGGGCGGCTAAAATATTCAGCCAAATCCGATTACGTGAAGTAAAAGGTCTGAAAGATAGAACATCTTACCTCTGTACCCTACGCCGCTAACTCTACCCCTTTTTTTGCTGCAGAAAAAGCACTTTTTGTAGTTTTTTTTCATTCTTTACATAGGGAATTCTAATGATCGTCACAAAACGCACGTCGTTATGTTGCTAACTTACATAAAAAGCGCGTTATTCGCCGAACCATTAGTGAGCCTGATCCCAGTTTTCACCACTTCCCACTTCCACCAGCAACGGCACATCGAGTTTCATGCTGTTTTCCATCAGTTCGTGGATTGTCTTCGACACGCTATCGAGATCGTCTTTGTGCACTTCGAACACCAGTTCATCGTGTACCTGCATGATCATTTTCACGCGCGGTTTCTCTTTTTCCAGCCAGGCATCCACGGCGATCATCGCGCGCTTGATGATGTCAGCTGCGGTTCCCTGCATCGGGGCGTTGATTGCAGCACGTTCTGCCCCGGCACGGCGTGCCGCGTTGCTGGATTTAATGTCGGGTAAGTAGAGACGACGACCGTCCAGGGTTTCAACGTAGCCTTTTTCCTTCGCCTGCGCGCGGGTGCGTTCCATATATTCCAGTACGCCCGGATATCGCTCGAAGTAGAGATCCATATACTTCTGCGACTCTTTACGCGGAATATTGAGCTGGCGTGAAAGACCGAAGGCGCTCATGCCGTAAATCAGGCCGAAGTTGATTGCTTTCGCGCTGCGGCGTTGCTCGTTTGTCACGCTGTCCAGCGGCAGACCAAAGACTTCCGCAGCGGTTGCCCGGTGGATGTCCTTCCCTTCGGCAAAGGCCGTCAACAGGCCCTTATCACGCGAGAGGTGCGCCATAATGCGCAGCTCGATTTGCGAGTAATCAGCAGAAACAATCAGATAGTCATCAGGTGCAATAAACGCCTGACGAATGCGACGCCCTTCTTCATTTCGAACCGGAATGTTCTGCAGGTTTGGATCGGTCGAGGAGAGACGTCCGGTGGCCGCCACAGCCTGATGGTATGAAGTATGCACACGACCCGTTTTCGGGTTGATCATCAGCGGCAGCTTATCGGTGTAAGTCGATTTCAGCTTTGCCAGACCACGGTACTCCAGAATGACTTTGGGCAGCGGATAATCCAGCGCCAGCTCCTCCAGCACCTCTTCAGAGGTGGACGGTGCGCCGCCAGGGGTTTTCTTCAGCGGTTTGATCCCCTGCTTTTCAAACAGAATGGTTTGCAGCTGTTTTGGCGATGAGAGGTTAAACGGCTCACCGGCAAGCTCATGCGCCTTTTGCTCCAGTTCGGTCAGACGCTGGGCGAGTTCGCCCGAGTGGTTATGCAGTACCGTCGGATCGATTTTTACGCCGTTGCGCTCGATGCGTGAAAGAACAGGTACCAGCGGCATCTCAATGTTCTGAAACACATTCAGCGGCCCTTCGTGCTTCTGCAGTTTTGGCCACATCTTCAGGTGCAGCTGCAGCGTGACGTCGGCATCTTCTGCCGCATAGCGTCCCGCCTCTTCCAGCGCTATCTGGTTAAAGGTGAGTTGATTTTTGCCTTTACCGGCAATCTCTTCAAACGTGATGGTTTTGTGCTTCAACCAGCGGTCAGACAGGGAGTCCATATCATGACGACCTGCTACGCTGTCCAGAATGTAGGATTCCAGCATGGTATCAAACGCGATACCGCGCAACTCAATACCGTAGTTTTGCAGAATACCGCGGTCGTATTTGAGGTTTTGCCCCACCTTCAACGCGTTGTCGTCTTCCAGAATTGGCTTCAGCAGTTCCAGCACGCGTTCGCGAGAGAGTTGCTCCGGTGCGTCCAGGTAATCGTGCGCGACGGGAACATAGGCAGCGATACCCGGCTCTGTCGCAAATGACAGGCCCACCATATTGGCGGTAATGTTATCCAGGCTGTCGGTTTCCGTGTCGAAAGCAAAGACCGGTGCTTTTTTCAGTTTCTCGATCCAGGCAACCAGCTGTGTCTCTTCAAGAATGGTTTCGTAGTGCTCAAAAGAGAGCGCTGCGGCTTCTTCTTCAGCCTGATCGTCGGCATCAATGACAATCGTCTCTTTTGGCTTCGCAGCCGGTTTGGCGCCTTTTGCCTGCAGCCATTTACCGGCTTCCACGTCGGTGGTCCAGCGCTTAAATTCGTATTTCTTAAACAGGCTCAGCAGGTCATCCGCAGATGGTTGTTGCACCTCAAGCTGCTCACATCCCAGTTCCAGCTCAACATCGGTTTTAATCGTCGCCAGCTTATAGGAGAGATAAGCCACCTCTTTATTCTCTTCCAGCTTCCCGGCCATGGTTTTTGCGCCACGGAAGGAGAGCCCGGCGATTTTGTCAGACTCCGCATACAGCGTATCCAGCCCGCCCAGTCCCTGAAGGAGTGCCTGTGCCGTTTTTTCGCCAACGCCTGGCACGCCAGGGATGTTATCCGATGAGTCACCCATCAACGCGAGGAAATCGATAATCAACTCTGGCGGCACGCCATATTTTGCGACCACCTCTTCAGGGCCGAGGATGGTGTTGGTCATGGTGTTAATCAGGGTGATCCCTGGCGTCACCAGCTGCGCCATATCTTTATCACCAGTACTGATGAGAACCGGACGGCCCATTTTTTCGGCTTCACGCGCCAGGGTGCCAATGACGTCATCCGCTTCCACACCAGAAACCGCCAGCAGTGGCAGCCCCATCGCTTTCACCATCGCGTGCAGCGGCTCAATCTGCGCACGCAGATCGTCAGGCATTGGCGGACGGTGAGATTTGTAATGCTCAAACAACTCGTCGCGGAAAGTTTTGCCTTTCGCGTCAAAAACGACTGCCGCGTGGGTTGGCTGATACTGAAGGATCAGGCTACGCAGCATGTTAAGTACACCGTACATCGCGCCGGTGGGTTCTCCTGCGCTATTGGTCAGAGGAGGAAACGCATGATACGCCCGATACAGGTAAGAAGAGCCGTCGACGAGAATAAGAGGGTTTTCTGGGATCTGAACCATAATGTCCGTGCCTTTAATCAATTTATGACTAAAGGATGCCACAGAAGGATGAAAACATCAGTTATTAGCGCCTGATACAGGAAAAGATTTTACGATCGTGAGGATCGCTCGCAAAATTTAAACTGTGGATAAGTTTGTGAATACTTTCACTTCATATGACTAACAAAGGCAAAAAAAGCGTAAAGACACATAATTATAATCTATTTATCAATTAGTTATATACGGACAGTGATTTATATTGCTAGCTAATGAGAATATAGCATATGTGGATATATGCCCGGTTTGCTGCGTAATAGTAGTGAAATCTTCTGCAGCGAGATACTGTCTGTCAACTCTCCGTATGAAAGCCCCATTATTTTGTCTGATTTCTGATAAAATCAGCGCCCTGCACCGGATAGTCGGTCGCTAACTTACAGCTAACCATTTGAAAAAGCTCATCATGTCGAGATTGCTCGCTGCAATAACATTACTGTTAAGCATCATTTTAACTATTCTGGTAACGATCGCCTGTTCTGTACCGATCATCATCGCCGGGATAATTAAACTGCTGTTACCTTTGCCTACGGTTTGGCGAGCCGTGTCGGCGTTTTGTAATTTCATGATGTACTGCTGGTGCGAAGGGTTGGCCATCCTGCTGCGCCTGAATCCTCACCTGAAGTGGGACGTTGAGGGCCTGGAAAGACTCAACAAAAAGAACTGGTATCTGCTGATCTGTAATCATCACAGCTGGGCCGACATCGTGGTGTTATGTGTGCTGTTCCGTAAGCATATCCCGATGAACAAATACTTCCTGAAGCAACAGCTGGCCTGGGTACCGTTTATCGGCCTGGCCTGCTGGGCGCTGGATATGCCGTTTATGAAACGCTATTCGCGCAGCTATTTGATTCGCCACCCGGAGCGGCGTGGTAAGGATGTGGAAACGACGCGTCGTTCCTGCGAGAAGTTTCGCGCACATCCGACAACGATTGTGAATTTTGTCGAAGGCTCGCGGTTTACAGAAGAGAAGCGTCTTCAGACTCGCTCCCCTTATCAGAACCTGCTGCCCCCCAAGGCGGCGGGTATTGCCATGGCGCTTAACGTGCTGGGGGCACAGTTCGATAAATTACTGAACGTGACGCTCTGCTATCCGGAAAACGATAAGACGCCTTTCTTCGATATGCTCAGCGGCAAGCTGACGCGTATTGTGGTTCGTGTCGATCTGGTGCCAATTGATACCGAACTGCATGGGGATTACGTTAACGATAAGAACTTCAAACGTCGTTTCCAGCTTTGGCTTAATACGCTCTGGAAAGAGAAAGATGAGCAGATAGAGAACATCAAAGCTTCAAACAAAAACGCCGGTCATTGACCGGCGTTTTTATATCATTGGGTTTACTTCTTCTCGACCAGGTATTTCACGGTGTCTGCGTACTGCTGTACGAAGATATCCATGCTGCTGGTGTCCATGCCCTGCATGTTCAGCTGATATTTGCCGTTAACATACATCGCCGGAACGCCCTGGAGCTGCAGATCGGCTGCGGCTTTTTCCTGTTGAGCAACCAGCGATTTCACGACAAAGCTGTTCCATGCGGCGTCGTAGTCTTCACCTTTCACGCCTGCGTCAACGAACACTTTACGAATATCTGCTGCGGTCTGGACGGTCTGGGTTTTCTGCACCGCTTCAAACATAGGGGAGGTGATCTTATCTTCCACACCCAGCGCAATCGCAACCGCCCACGCCTGAGTCAGGTCTTTACCCAATGGGCCCAGGAACTCAACGTGGTATTTGGTCATTTTGGTGCCTTCCGGCAGCTTTTTCTTCACGTTGTCAGCAACATGCAGCACCTGCTCAAACTCATAGCAGTGTGGGCAATAGAACGAGAAGAACTCGAGAACCTGTGGCTCGCCAGCGACGGGCTTGTCCAGCGTGATGTACTGTTTGCCGTCGGTAAACTGTGCAGCAGAAGCGCTAAATGCCAGAATCATACCTGCCAGCGCCAGCCAAATTTTTTTCATGATTAACTCTCTCCTGGGTGTGTCCAATTAATACATCGGCGTTAGTTGCAGTGGGGGTTCCTGAAGAACCTTAACCTGCTCAGTAAATGTGGATATCTGGTTGCGCCAGTAATCCTCTCCGGTAAGCCACGGGAAATTACGAGGAAATGCGGGATCATCCCAACGCCTGATTAACCATGCGAGATAATAAACAAAACGCATCGCACGTAAAGGTTCTATCAGGGCAATTTCGTCTGAATTAAAAGGGCTAAACTCTTCATAGGCTTCAATAATCGTTTCAAGCTGCATACGTTGCTCGGC is a window encoding:
- the polA gene encoding DNA polymerase I; the protein is MVQIPENPLILVDGSSYLYRAYHAFPPLTNSAGEPTGAMYGVLNMLRSLILQYQPTHAAVVFDAKGKTFRDELFEHYKSHRPPMPDDLRAQIEPLHAMVKAMGLPLLAVSGVEADDVIGTLAREAEKMGRPVLISTGDKDMAQLVTPGITLINTMTNTILGPEEVVAKYGVPPELIIDFLALMGDSSDNIPGVPGVGEKTAQALLQGLGGLDTLYAESDKIAGLSFRGAKTMAGKLEENKEVAYLSYKLATIKTDVELELGCEQLEVQQPSADDLLSLFKKYEFKRWTTDVEAGKWLQAKGAKPAAKPKETIVIDADDQAEEEAAALSFEHYETILEETQLVAWIEKLKKAPVFAFDTETDSLDNITANMVGLSFATEPGIAAYVPVAHDYLDAPEQLSRERVLELLKPILEDDNALKVGQNLKYDRGILQNYGIELRGIAFDTMLESYILDSVAGRHDMDSLSDRWLKHKTITFEEIAGKGKNQLTFNQIALEEAGRYAAEDADVTLQLHLKMWPKLQKHEGPLNVFQNIEMPLVPVLSRIERNGVKIDPTVLHNHSGELAQRLTELEQKAHELAGEPFNLSSPKQLQTILFEKQGIKPLKKTPGGAPSTSEEVLEELALDYPLPKVILEYRGLAKLKSTYTDKLPLMINPKTGRVHTSYHQAVAATGRLSSTDPNLQNIPVRNEEGRRIRQAFIAPDDYLIVSADYSQIELRIMAHLSRDKGLLTAFAEGKDIHRATAAEVFGLPLDSVTNEQRRSAKAINFGLIYGMSAFGLSRQLNIPRKESQKYMDLYFERYPGVLEYMERTRAQAKEKGYVETLDGRRLYLPDIKSSNAARRAGAERAAINAPMQGTAADIIKRAMIAVDAWLEKEKPRVKMIMQVHDELVFEVHKDDLDSVSKTIHELMENSMKLDVPLLVEVGSGENWDQAH
- a CDS encoding acyltransferase, whose product is MSRLLAAITLLLSIILTILVTIACSVPIIIAGIIKLLLPLPTVWRAVSAFCNFMMYCWCEGLAILLRLNPHLKWDVEGLERLNKKNWYLLICNHHSWADIVVLCVLFRKHIPMNKYFLKQQLAWVPFIGLACWALDMPFMKRYSRSYLIRHPERRGKDVETTRRSCEKFRAHPTTIVNFVEGSRFTEEKRLQTRSPYQNLLPPKAAGIAMALNVLGAQFDKLLNVTLCYPENDKTPFFDMLSGKLTRIVVRVDLVPIDTELHGDYVNDKNFKRRFQLWLNTLWKEKDEQIENIKASNKNAGH
- the dsbA gene encoding thiol:disulfide interchange protein DsbA: MKKIWLALAGMILAFSASAAQFTDGKQYITLDKPVAGEPQVLEFFSFYCPHCYEFEQVLHVADNVKKKLPEGTKMTKYHVEFLGPLGKDLTQAWAVAIALGVEDKITSPMFEAVQKTQTVQTAADIRKVFVDAGVKGEDYDAAWNSFVVKSLVAQQEKAAADLQLQGVPAMYVNGKYQLNMQGMDTSSMDIFVQQYADTVKYLVEKK